The Drechmeria coniospora strain ARSEF 6962 chromosome 02, whole genome shotgun sequence genome has a segment encoding these proteins:
- a CDS encoding cleavage and polyadenylation specific factor 5 yields the protein MSTIPPSVLQSGHPPTIPLPFSSKQPASVTLYPLSNYTFGVKETQPEEDPSVIARLKRLEEHYAEHGMRRTCEGILVCHEHNHPHILMLQIANAFFKLPGDYLLPEDDEVEGFKARLDERLAPVGRIGEGEEAGDWEVGECLAQWWRPNFETFMYPFVPAHVTRPKECKKLYFIHLPRTKVLSVPKNMKLLAVPLFELYDNTARYGPQLSAIPHILSRYNFQFVDENGNVVAVTPGEGSPDGYVPKTKVLCGEDAEMNENTESATQ from the exons ATGTCAACCATACCTCCGTCCGTCTTGCAGTCGGGCCATCCACCAACCATCCCCCTGCCTTTCAGCTCGAAGCAACCCGCCAGCGTCACACTCTACCCGCTGTCAAACTACACCTTTGGCGTCAAGGAAACGCAGCCGGAGGAGGACCCGTCCGTCATTGCCCGGCTGAAGCGCCTCGAGGAGCACTATGCCGAGCACGGCATGCGTCGAACCTGCGAGGGCATCCTCGTCTGCCACGAGCACAACCACCCGCACATTCTCATGCTCCAGATAGCCAACGCATTCTTCAAGCTTCCTGGCGACTACCTGCTtcccgaggacgacgaggtcgaaggcTTCAAggcccgcctcgacgagagaCTGGCTCCCGTCGGCAGAATCGGAGAAGGCGAAGAGGCCGGTGACTGGGAGGTCGGCGAGTGCCTTGCCCAGTGGTGGCGGCCAAACTTTGAGACCTTCATGTACCCCTTTGTCCCCGCGCACGTTACGAGACCAAAAGAGTGCAAAAAACTGTACTTTATCCATCTGCCAAGGACCA AGGTCTTGAGCGTACCCAAGAACATGAAGCTTCTTGCCGTGCCCCTCTTCGAACTCTACGACAACACGGCCCGCTACGGCCCGCAACTCTCCGCCATCCCCCATATTTTGAGCCGATACAACTTTCAATTCGTCGACGAAAACGGCaacgtcgtggccgtcacGCCCGGGGAGGGCAGCCCAGATGGATACGTGCCCAAGACCAAGGTCCTGTGCGGCGAAGATGCAGAAATGAACGAGAACACGGAAAGCGCAACGCAGTAG